In the Mycolicibacterium thermoresistibile genome, one interval contains:
- a CDS encoding DUF3558 domain-containing protein, translated as MSRHPAPLPPRRILVALLTLLAAVTVVAGCTRTVEGTAARAGSGSVERNDDSERRYPNLLKECEVLTEDILAETVGADPLDIQATFIGAVCRWQAANPNGLVDITRFWFEQGDLANERQVAERLGYQIENRNIAGIESFVMRPNDPNGSCGVASDAAGVVGWWVNPQAPGMDACGMAIKLMELTLATRA; from the coding sequence ATGAGCCGACATCCTGCTCCGCTGCCGCCGCGTCGGATTCTCGTCGCGCTGCTGACCCTGCTGGCCGCGGTGACGGTGGTGGCCGGCTGCACCCGCACCGTCGAGGGCACCGCGGCCCGGGCGGGCAGCGGCAGCGTCGAACGCAACGACGACTCCGAACGGCGGTACCCGAACCTGCTCAAGGAGTGCGAGGTGCTCACCGAGGACATCCTCGCCGAGACGGTGGGCGCCGACCCGCTCGACATCCAGGCCACCTTCATCGGAGCGGTGTGCCGCTGGCAGGCCGCCAATCCGAACGGTCTGGTGGACATCACCCGGTTCTGGTTCGAGCAGGGCGACCTGGCCAATGAGCGGCAGGTCGCCGAACGGCTCGGTTACCAGATCGAGAACCGCAACATCGCCGGCATCGAATCGTTCGTCATGCGGCCCAACGATCCGAACGGATCGTGCGGGGTGGCCAGCGACGCCGCCGGCGTGGTCGGCTGGTGGGTGAACCCGCAGGCGCCCGGCATGGACGCGTGCGGGATGGCGATCAAGCTCATGGAGTTGACGCTGGCCACCCGGGCCTGA
- a CDS encoding DUF3558 domain-containing protein, producing the protein MHDVKRSSSAVRRHVRSSSVRTLAVLAAAAVSVLAACDSSEPSSSPEAQQPGDGGGEVTHGPFFPQCGGISDETIMEVTQISGLVNTATTSVGCQWLVNGGIMGPHFSFTHFRGSPIGRERKTMELSRTSVEDITIEGHEGFIGINESPLLGTVNLCEVGIQFDDDFIEWSVSYVNRPPTDPCEVAKELARQSIVNAQ; encoded by the coding sequence GTGCATGACGTGAAGCGCAGCAGCTCTGCCGTCCGCCGGCATGTCAGGTCCTCCTCCGTCAGGACCCTGGCCGTGCTCGCCGCGGCCGCCGTGTCGGTGCTCGCCGCATGCGACAGCTCCGAACCGTCGTCGTCACCGGAGGCCCAGCAACCCGGCGACGGGGGCGGGGAGGTGACCCACGGCCCGTTCTTCCCACAATGCGGGGGGATCAGCGACGAGACGATCATGGAGGTGACCCAGATCAGCGGGCTGGTCAACACCGCCACCACCTCGGTCGGATGCCAGTGGCTGGTGAACGGCGGCATCATGGGGCCGCACTTCTCGTTCACCCACTTCCGAGGCAGCCCGATCGGCCGTGAGCGCAAGACCATGGAGCTGTCCCGGACCAGCGTCGAGGACATCACCATCGAGGGCCACGAAGGCTTCATCGGAATCAACGAGAGCCCGCTGCTGGGCACGGTGAACCTGTGCGAGGTGGGCATCCAGTTCGATGACGACTTCATCGAATGGTCGGTGAGCTATGTGAACCGGCCGCCCACCGATCCGTGTGAGGTCGCCAAGGAACTGGCCCGGCAATCGATTGTGAACGCCCAATGA